GAAGCATACTTTTCATTTTCAGGATTGATGTAACTAGGAGCGATAAGATATTCCTCAAAGTTTTCCAGTTGCTCAAATGTTAGGGAGCTAACCTCCAACCACTCTTCATTTCCAATAACTGGCACTCTGTTTTCCGCCATTACTATTGCACTAATAGTATTACTAATGATAAGCTCCTTTTCAGTAGCTACATATACTAGGTTGTCTTCTCCCAGTTCATTCAGCATTTCTACCAACTCTCCAATTCTATCCCTATTGAAGTTATCTTCTTCCAGAATAGTTACCTGACGGTCGCCTTGCTCCTCAAAAGTGTTCACAAAACTTGATACCCTTAGCGAATCCTGTGGAGACTTGCTGGTTATAACAATTGCATGGTTTTTACCTAGCGAATCTAGTGCAAACTGAGCGGCTCTTTTGCCCTGCGTAATCAGGCTGGGGCGCATTAGATAAGAGAACGGATTTTCGCCTATCACCGCAGGATTACTAGATAAGGGATTGAACATATATTTCTGGTTGTTCATTGTAAACTGAGCTACCTCTTTGATAGGATCAGCATACAGAGGACCAATAAAAACATCCATTTGCCCCATTTCTTCTCTTTTAAGCAGATCACTGGTTTTGGCTCCACTTCTTTCGGTATCATAAGCATGCACATAAACATTGATGCCCTCATCCTGAAGGTCTTTAGCCCCCATTTTTATCCCCTTATAGAGATCAAGTACAAACTGGTTACGCTGCTGCCGAGCTTCGGGATTTAAGTCATTGTATAAAAAAGGCAGGAGTACAGCTACCTGATAAGCATTTTTTTTGACAGAAGACTCCTTGCTTACTACTCCTAGTGCAGCAACATCTATGTCATAAGCCTGTACCAGCGAGTCTATATATGCCTGTTGCTCTTCGTCATAAAGCATACCAGACATATTTCTAACCAGTTGTTCAGCGATTACTTTATCCTGAGGGTAACTTTTTAACAAAGACTTAAGCTCATCTGAAGTGGCAAACCCAAGAAAGAAGCCCTTCATCACTTCCAGATCTTCACTAAGCTTAGCGCTAAATCTACTGTTGTTAATCTCCTCTACCTGTTTTAGTGCCTGATTGTAGTCACCCATTTGAAAGTAGACATTTGCCAGCCAGTAGTTGACTTCACTAAGTTTATCCCAACGAGGATGTTTACTAATGATCTGCAAGAACATGTTTTTTGCCAGATCATAATCTCCAGACTTGAGCGCAGACATTCCAAAATAGTAGGAGGCGTACTCCACGTAAGGGTTCGCCTGCTCCTGCCTGCTGAGCGGTCTGAATATTTCAATCGCCTGAGCGTACTCTCCCTGCTGGTAAAGCTGTCTGGCACGCTCATAACGACTTTTTAAGGAAGCATTTCCCTGACTGGTTTGCGCTTGTACAGAAAATGACAACAAGCAAAAAATGCAAATACATCTGATCATTATGCTTTTCATATCAAAGAATATAAATATATATGACTACTCCCATTCAATAGTAGCAGGTGGCTTAGAGCTGATGTCGTATACTACTCTGTTGACCCCTTTTACGTTATTGATGATTTCGTTAGAGACATCACTTAAGAACTCATAAGGTAAATGGCACCAGTCGGCAGTCATACCGTCTACACTGGTTACTGCTCTTAAACTGACAACACCTTCATATGTTCTTTCATCACCCATAACTCCTACAGATTGTATAGGCAACAAAATAACGCCTGCCTGCCAAACATCGTTGTAGAGATTTTCTTCCTTAAGCTTACTGATAAATATGTGGTCTACCTCCTGCAATATCCTTACCTTTTTCTCGGTAATATCTCCCAGAATACGAATGGCAAGTCCTGGACCCGGGAAAGGGTGCCTTTGCAAAATGTTTTGAGGAATTTCAAGGGTTTTACCCACTTCTCTCACCTCATCCTTAAAAAGTGTTTTAAGAGGCTCTATTACCTTGAGGTGCATCTTTTCGGGTAACCCACCTACATTATGGTGCGACTTGATAGTAGCTGAAGGTCCTTTTACCGATACTGATTCAATAACATCGGGATAGATTGTTCCCTGACCCAGCCATTTCACTTCTTTTATTTTATGCGCTTCCGCATCAAAAACTTCAATAAACACACGGCCTATGGCTTTACGCTTTTCTTCAGGGTCTGAAATACCGGCTAAGGCTTGGTAAAACTGCTCATGAGCATCTACACCACTTACATTAAGCCCCATATCTTCGTAAGAAGCTAATACGTCTTGAAACTCGTTTTTGCGCAGCAGGCCATTATCTACAAAAATACAATGCAGATTTTTACCAATTGCTTTATGTAAAAGCATTGCGGCCACAGATGAGTCTACTCCTCCAGACAAGCCAAGTACTACCTTATCATTTCCAATTTCCTGCTGCAAGCTGGCTACCGTAGTTTCTACAAAAATATCTGGTGTCCAGTCCTGAGCACACTTACATATATGCACTACAAAGTTTCTCAGCACCGTTTTACCCTCTACAGAATGTGTTACCTCTGGGTGAAACTGTATACCGTAACTATCCTGCCCTTTAATTTTGAACGCAGCCACCGCTACCGTGGGCGTCTTAGCAATCACTTCTAAACTTTCTGGTACACTGTTAATAGTATCACCATGCGACATCCACACTTGAGTATCTTGTGTGAGCTCCTTGAGCAAATCTTTATGCGTATCTATTTTGCTCAACTTAGCCCGGCCATACTCCCGTATGCGCGAAGGTAGAACTTCTCCACCATGCTTCTCTGCGATCAGTTGGGCCCCATAACAGATACCCAACACCGGTAGCTTACCCAGATATGCCTGCAAGTCTATATGAGGTGCATCTTCATCCTTTACAGAGCAGGGGCTGCCTGAAAGTATTACACCTTTGACCTGTGCTTCCAGGCTATCTAAAGATGGAAGGTGATTGAATGGGTGTATCTCACAATACACGTTTAGTTCTCTTACTCTACGAGCAATTAATTGCGTATACTGAGAACCAAAATCGACGATTAGAATCATTTCTGACATGAGGCAAAAATATAATAAATTACCTATAACCTAAATTACTACTATGTATTCCTTTATTGCAGGCTTTTGTTATCCTTTGGAGGGCGCTGCTCCACCTCCTGCAAGCCTGAAACTCCTCCGGAAACTATAAATTTCATAATATCCGCGCTTGAAGCCGCTGTAATTGGCGTCACATATTTAGAAGGTACTATATATAAATTTCCTGAAAAGTTGTACGAGTGCGGAAGATATACCGCTACCTGATCTGCCAGTCCCAGTTGACTTAAGTCCTGCTGGGTAATAAAACCGGGCTTTTGCACTACAAACTCAGGGTTTAGAGTGACCAATACAGGCTGATTAAATTTTTTCTTGTCTCCTACAAATGCCGATATTAAATCTTTGAGAGAAGAATAGATGATATTAATTAAAGGAACTTTAACTAATACCTCTTCTAACAAATTAAAAATTGGCCCTGCTAAAAGCGTTGATGCCAGATAGCCGATTAACGTAATAAAAGCTAATATACTAAGCATACCTAAGCCGGGTACCTTAAAAGGAATCAGGCTATCCAGCCAGGATATCGCCAATATGATGATATACATTGTGAGGGCAATAGGTACTACAAAAAGTAACCCTCGGAAAAAGTAGGAGACAAAGCGGTTCATTGTATTGATAATGGGTAAATAAAAAAAGGTCTTACAATGATGTAAAACCTCTTATAAAAGTCAATATTGTTAGTCTATCTTAGATAGAGATACCCACGAAGGATAGAAATGCAATACCCATCAGCCCAGTGATAAGCATGGTAATTCCCAGTCCTTTAAGTCCATCAGGTACATTGGAGTACTTTAATCTTTCACGGATAGCTGCAAGAGCTACAATTGCTAGCAAAAAGCCAGTACCTGAGCCAAAGCCAAATACGGCAGCTTCAGCGATAGTGTAATCTCTCTGCACCATAAAGAGTGAAGAACCTAAGATTGCACAGTTTACCGCAATTAGTGGAAGAAAGATACCCAATGTTCCGTAAAGTGAAGGCGATACCTTCTCAATTAACATTTCTACCAGCTGTACCATAGCTGCAATTACCGCGATAAACATAATAAAGCGCAAAAAGCTAAGGTCTACTGAGGCAAACTGCTCTCCAGCCCAGGTTAGGGCTCCTTCTTTCAATACAAGTTCTTGAAGGATCCAGTTAATGGGCACTGTCATGGTAAGTACGAATACTACCGCTGAACCCAAACCTACAGCTGTAGATACTTTTTTAGATACAGCAAGGTAAGAGCACATGCCTAAGAAATAGGCGAGTACCATGTTTTCAATAAAGATTGCCTTAATTCCTAAGTTTATAAGATCCATAGTAATCGGAGAGTTTCTCGTTTATCGTTCTACGTAACCACTAAGACTACGCTGTACCCAAATAATAATACCCAAAATCATGAATGCACCTACTGGCGAAACCATAAGTCCATTGGTAGGGAAGTTTTCTAAACCAATTGCTTCAAATACTTTGAAACCAAAGAGTGAACCTGAGCCGAAAAGCTCTCTAAAGAAAGCGACAGCTAAGATTACCCAGGCATATCCAAACCCACTACCCAAACCATCAAGTACTGAGTCATATGGTTTGTTACCCATAGCAAAAGCTTCTAACCTACCCATTACAATACAGTTGGTAATGATTAAGCCTATAAATACCGTTAGCGTTTTCCAGGCATCATAGAAGTAGGCTTTCAGCACTTGGTCTACGAGGGTTACCAGGGTAGCAATTACCGCCAGCTGCACGATAATCCTTACCCTACCGGGTATCATATTTCTGATTAAAGAGATGATAAGGTTTGAGAAAACAATTACGAACACCACCGACACCGCCATAATTAAGGTAGGGCTAAGCTGCGTAGTTACAGCCAGCGCAGAACAAATACCTAATACCTGTACGGTTATGGGGTTGTCGTCATTAAGGGGATCTCCTATGAATTTACGTCTTCTCTTGGAGAGTAAGGGTTCTGATTTCTCTTTCTGTTTTACTGGTTTATCAGCTACTTCTGTGCTCATAATATCTGCTTTTTAAAAAAGTATTTTTATACGTCAGTGTATTGCTCTTCTGCTTCAGGCTTTTCCAGATTCTTACCTTTACCTACTTTTTCAAGGTAAGGCTGATAGTAAGAAAGGTAGTTTCTCAACATATCATTTACACCTACTGCAGTAATGGTTGCTCCTGACATACCATCCACTTCGTTATTGTTATAAATGCTAGGGTCTCCACTTTCGCCTTTTACCATCTTAACAGCTACTAACTCCCCTAAGTCATCGTATATTTTCTTTCCCTTAAATCTTTCCTGAACTTCAATGGTTGTGATTCTTGCTCCAAGGCCAGGAGTTTCTCCAGCGTGATCAAAAACTACACCTCTTATTGTTTCCAAATCACTTTCCAATGCAATATAGCCCCAGATATCATCCCACAGTCCGGCACCATAAATAGGAAGAACGTATGATACTACTTCTCCATTTTCGCCTTTAAACTTGTATACAGGGTAAAGTCTCTCTTCCGGAGCTTTGTCGTACTGAGAAGCTACGTTTACCTTTTCTGCTATTACAGGCTCCCCTTCAACTTCTGTTACTTCTTCACCTTCAGCATTTACCACTAAAGTTTCTACACGCTCACTATAAATAGCTGGCACATCATCTTCAGGTCCCAGGTCTGTAACTGCTCCTAAGATTTTTTTCTGAGTATCGAGAGCAACCTGCATATCCTGCATAGGCTTAAGCCCTACAGAGGCAAGTGAGATCAATCCGCCGAGGATGATAGTCAGCACGGCGGAGAATATGATAATATAAGCGTTAGACTGTCGCACGTTGTAATCTTCTTTTTTTGTTGGATTGAACAACTATATGGTCAATAAGAGGGGCAAATACATTCATAAAAAGTACTGCCAGCATAATTCCTTCAGGATAAGCAGGGTTTAGCACACGAATAATTACTGTAATTACTCCTATGAGAGCGCCATATACCCATTTTCCTGATTCTGTATGCGCTGCCGATACCGGGTCAGTAGCCATAAACACTGCGCCAAAAGCTAAACCACCCATTACCCAGTGGTAGTGAGCAGGCATCATCATAAACTCATTAGCACCAAATGCGGTAAGTAAGTAACCCAAACCTAATGCACCACCAAATACACTTACAATAATTTTCCAGCTGCCTACTCCGGTAGCAATAAGGATAATTGCTCCTACTAAAGCCATCAGGGTAGAAGTTTCTCCTATTGAACCAGGAATAAACCCTACGAACATATTCCAAAAGCTAAACAAACCGTCGTTGGTAGAGGCTAATGTAGCAGCTACTTCCTGAGTTCCATCTACTAAAGTAGTTTCTGCGGCCAAACCTAATGCAGTAGCTCCAGTAAACCCATCAGCATACTGAGAATCTCCTAAATAATACCATACATCTCCTGACATATCAGAAGGATAAGCAAAATATAAGAATGCTCTGGCTGTCATGGCTACGTTTAGCACGTTCATTCCTGTACCACCAAATACCTCTTTTGCAATTACTACTGCAAAAACTGAAGCTAATGCTACTTGCCAAAGCGGAATGGTAGGAGGCAAAATCAAAGGAATAAGCATTCCTGTTACCAGGAAGCCTTCGTTGATTGGGTGACGACGAATGACAGCAAAAATCACTTCAACAATACCACCCGCAACATATGCAGTTAACACCACTGGAAGGACCACAACAAGTCCCAGACCTATTTTCTGCCCCAGGTCAGCAGTTTGTCCGGTAGCTAGAAAATGCATGTGTCCTACATTATATATCCCAAATAATAAGCAGGGAATCATGGCCACTACCACAGTAATCATTAACCTCTTCAGGTTATTTGCGTCACGCACCTGTGCTCCCTTAGCTGGGGTAGTCTCATTAGGCTGAAATAAGAAGGTCTCATTAGCCTCAAAGAGGTAATAGAACTTCTCAAACTTACCACCTTTTTCAAAAAGTGGCTTCTGTTTGTCCAAAATGTCTCTTATCGCTTTCATATATACCTTTACAATATTTATGTAGTAGCCTTAATCAAGTTAATTCCATCACGAATAATGGCCTGAATATCGTGCTTGGATACATCAATAAATTCACACAGCGCCAGGTCTTCTTCTACCACTTCGTATATACCGAGTGCTTCCATGTCGTCGTAGTCTTCTGCCATAATGGCTTTCAATAAAAATTCCGGAAGAATATCCATAGGTACGACCTTTTCAAAAGCACCGGTTTGAACAAATGCCCTTTCTTCCCCTAATGTATTGGTAGTAAGCACAAATTCTTTTTTAGGATTAAGGAATGATAGTAATCCTAATGCTCTGTGAAAGCTTAACTTGCTGGTGGTAGGCTTAAGCCACCCTAAAAACTCGTACTGATCGCCTTCAGGTATTACTGTAAGCTGATGGTGATAAAATCCGAGATAACCTTTTTTATCTATTTTTTCGCCAGTGAGTACGTTACCAGAAATGTATCTGACGTGATCCTGCTTAATTCTATTATCCACTAATTTGTCTATGCAGGCTCCCTGATAAGTAGTATAGTATTGCGGCTCTTTTACTTCTGAACCAGTAAGCGCTATCACTTTTGAGGCATCGTACACCCCTTTTAGGAAGAGTTTACCCAGTTGCACTACACCATAAGGGTCAATAGTCCAGACCAAATCACCTTTTCCGATAGGGTCTATATGATGAATGTGTACTCCCACATTACCAGCAGGGTGTGGACCAGAGAATTTGTTTACCTGAACTCCCTTAGCGTTAGAGAAAATAGGAGAAACTTCCGCATCGGCATTTACTCCTAAATTAACCTTACCTGAGGTAAATTTTTTCAGTACTTCCACACCAGCCTCAAAGTAGCTAGCCTGGTTCTTTAACAACACATCGTAGTCAGGAGCCAGAGGATGAGTATCAAAGGTGGAGACAAAAATTGCTTTAGGGGTATCTTCGGGGTTAGCGACGATACCATAAGGACGCTGAATTATCTGCGGCCAAACACCACTCTTCAACATTACCTCCTGTGCTTCTTCACGGCTGATACCAGAAATTTCGGTAGACGAGTGCTCTTTATGCTGCTCGTACACAACTTCTTTATCAGCAAGTATTTTGATCGCCAGTAGCTTACGTTTTTCTCCTCTTACGATTTCTACGACTTCGCCACTCACCGGAGCACAGTACATTACCTGATCCATTTTCTTGTCAAAGAGAACCGGAGTCCCTGCTTTAACAATATCTCCTTCACGTACTGTTACTTTAGGACGGATTATACCAGGAAAATCCGTGGGTTTGATAGCAAAAGTTTCTGATCTGTCAGATTCGCCAACTACTTTTTGCGGTTTACCTGCAAGATTGATGTTGAATCCTTTTTTAAGTTTGATGTGCTGAGACATTTACCGTTGCAAATAAGGTTTAATGATCGTTTCCTTTGGAAAAACGCTGCAAAAATAATCAAAATCAGCTAATAACCTTAATTTTTCTCAGTTACTTCTGATTCATGCAGCAGATTCAATATATAGCCTTTGTTATTCTTTCAGAACTTACTGCTCATACAGAAGCCACACAGTTCTCTCCTATGTTTCTTATAGCGCTGGCTACGTTCTCCATCAGCCACATAGGTGTAGAGGTAGCGCCGCATACACCCACACTCTGAGCTCCCTCAAACCATTCGGGCTGTAGCTCTTCTTCATTAGCGATAAAGTAGCTTCTTTCATTTTCTGATTTACACACACTATATAGCGCCTTACCGTTAGAGCTCTTTTTACTGCTTACAAAAACGATTACGTCCTGCTCTTTAGAAAATCGCTGTAGTTGAGGCTCGCGATTAGATACCTGACGGCAAATACTGTCGTTGGCATTAAAAGCTATTGTTTTAAGATCCTGGCCGGATGCTTCCTGCATACGCTCTTCTATCATCCCTTTAATACGGTAGAAGCCTTTGGTACTTTTGGTAGTTTGGCTGAACAGTGTAACCGGGCGGTTAAAGTCAATTTTTTCCAGGTCTTCATCATTTAAAATAATGATAGCCTTTCCGCCGGTTTGACCGGTAAGTCCAATAATTTCGGCATGGCCGGGCTGTCCATAGATTACAATCTGGCCATCTTTTTCCAGCATTTGATCGTAAGCATTCTTTACCCTGTTCTGAAGTTTCAGTACCACCGGGCAAGAGGCGTCAATAAGTTCTATGTTGTTTTCAAGGGCTGTCTGGTAGGTTTCAGGGGGCTCTCCGTGGGCACGTATCAGTACTTTACAATCTGAAACGTTGGAGAGATCCTCTCTGGTAATGATACGTAGCCCCTTGTCGTGCAGGCGCTTTACTTCCATATCATTATGAACAATATCTCCAAGGCAATACAGTGTATTACCATCTGTCATCTCATCTTCAGCCATCTGTATGGCAAACTCAACACCGAAACAATAACCTGAATTACTATCAATCGTTACTTCCATAGGAAGAATACACTTAGTTAGTTTTTTAAAATCGCTGTAAATAGATAAAAGCCTAGGCGTTAATTTTTTCCTTTGCAAGCTTTACAACTTCAGCTACCTGTTCGTCAAAATTAAGGTTGCTGGTATCTATCTCAATGGCATCTGCCGTTTTTACTAATGGGTTTTGGCTACGGCTACTATCTATCCTGTCTCTTTCTTGCAGGTTTCGTGCTATATCTTCCACCTCTACCTTTACTCCTTTATCTGCCAGTTCTTTCTGTCGCCTCTCTGCTCTTACTCTTATATCTGCCGTCATAAATATTTTGAGCTCAGCATCCGGAAAGACATTACTGCCAATATCCCTGCCATCCATTACCACACGTTTATCCTGACCTAAAGCACGCTGTTGCTTCACCATTTGCTGCCTAACTTCTGCTATAGCACTTATCGCACTTACATGCTCAGAAACTTCCATTTTTCTGATCTCCTCTTCAACATTTTCACCGTTTAAATAAGTTTCATTTTTCTGCTTATCCTGGCTTCTGGAAAAGTGAATCTGAATATCCTGTAAGGCTTTTTTTACCTCTACGGAGCTATCAATATTAACACGCTTGCGTAGGAAGTACAGTGTAACTGCCCGGTACATAGCTCCTGAGTCCAGGTAGGTGTATTGAAGTGTATGTGCTACTGCTTTTGCAGTAGAGCTTTTACCGCAACCGGAGTAGCCATCTAAGGCTATGATTATATCCTGCATATTGCAGTGTAGTTAACAGTCTTTGATAGGACAAGGAATGGGTCCTTTCTTCGGTATTTTTCTTGCCTTTTGAGTGGCGCATCCACCCAACAGGCCGATCAAAAGTATAACGCATAGTATTGATAACCTAATTTTTTTCCACCCAATCATAAGCTCATATCATTTTTGGCAAATAAACGAATTTGTATTCGTAAATAATCTACGACTACACTAATCATCTTACTTCAGGATTCAAATTTTATTGCACTATACTTTTATTAAAAGTTTATGTATTTTTAGTAAACAATGTTGAGAGTCAGCATGTTGCGTATTTGTTCATGGCCAAACATCATAAGCTTATGGAAACTTTATCCAAAAACAATGTTGAGCGTATCGGTGTTAGATATGGTGTGCTGATGGCTTTTGCGTTAGCAGGATATTTTTTGTTAATGAAAGCCATTAATTTGGAACAAAATCTGGAGTTAAGAGTGTTTAACCTTGTGATTTTGTCAAGCTTTATTCTTATGGCTATTGATAGGTATAAGAAATTAAAAGGCATTCACTTAACATATTTGAAAGGAGTTGGCCTTGGCTTATTGACTTCTGTTGTTGGAGTGTTTACTTTTGCAACTTTATTTCTGTTGTATATAACAGTGGTTGACCCGGCATTTATGACAGTGATTAGAGAAAATGAACCCTTTGGTGTTCATCTCACGCCACTTTTGGTAACTATCGCTATCATGATTGAAGGAGTAGCATCAGGATTTATCGCAAGTTTTGCTATTATGCAATACTATAAGGTAAGTCACTTCGTTTCTCCTCATGGTGATTAAAGGAAAAAATGTTAGATTAAATTTTTTTCATAAAATTTGTCGTTTTTCTGAAACCTTTAATGTAGAATTGCGTGTTTATTGATAAAGAACATAAAGAGAGATAAAAATATTAAAGATATATTAGGTCGCAAGACCATGAAGTTTTGATTGAGTAGTTTTAGGTTGTTGTATTAGTAGTGAAAAAAGTGATCCTTTTAGGTTCACTTTTTTTTTGTTTATATACCTATCTTGCATCACAATTTTTGTTCATCCTCATATGATCCACATATCAGTAGAGTCTTTAAGTAAACATTACCTTACCGCTGAAGGAAAAGAAAAATTTCTCTTTAAAAATATTTCTTTTGGTATTGAGCAGGGGCAGAAGGTAGCATTAGTCGGCGTAAATGGTACGGGAAAATCCACTTTGCTGAAAATTATAGCAGGGCAAGAGGTTCAGGACTCTGGGCAGGTAGCTCTGAGTAAAGATGTACGAATTGCCTTTGCCGAACAGCAGCCTCAGTTTGACGAACAGGCTACTGTTCTCTCTGCCATCTATGAGAGTGAAAATGACGTGCTTCAAATTTTAAGAGAGTACCGTCAGGAACTTCAGCTTAACCCTTCTTCTGAAAAACTTCAGAGCCTGATGAGCCAGGTAGATAGTTTAAACGCCTGGGACTACGAACATCAGATTGAGCAGATTCTAGGGCAGTTAGGTTTGTACCAGCTTGACCAGGCGGTTAGCAAACTTTCTGGCGGGCAGCGTAAAAGAGTGGCACTAGCCCGTGCACTTATTGAGAGACCAGACTTGCTGATACTGGATGAGCCTACCAACCACCTAGATCTGGATACCATTGAGT
This window of the Porifericola rhodea genome carries:
- a CDS encoding DUF4199 family protein, whose amino-acid sequence is METLSKNNVERIGVRYGVLMAFALAGYFLLMKAINLEQNLELRVFNLVILSSFILMAIDRYKKLKGIHLTYLKGVGLGLLTSVVGVFTFATLFLLYITVVDPAFMTVIRENEPFGVHLTPLLVTIAIMIEGVASGFIASFAIMQYYKVSHFVSPHGD